A DNA window from Anastrepha obliqua isolate idAnaObli1 chromosome 5, idAnaObli1_1.0, whole genome shotgun sequence contains the following coding sequences:
- the LOC129247056 gene encoding lamin Dm0, whose product MATKSKRAGTATPQPQPGGTSTPVISGSNRSASPLSPTRHSRLQEKAELQNLNDRLACYIDRVRNLETENARLSIEVQTTRDTVTREATNIKSMYENELSDARRLLDETAREKAKLEIDTKRLWEENEELKAKLDKKTKDCSFAEGNARMYESRAADLSNKYNAANADRKKAVDELNEALKELERLRKQLDEARKLLEDETLARVDLENNIQSLREELTFKDQIHIQEMNETRSRRQVEISEIDGRLTEQYEAKLQQSLQELRDQYEGQMRANRDEIELLYEQKIKNLQSAANRNSNAAANAIEELRTTRTRIDGLNARIGELESTNNALTARIRELEQFLDRERARHSADIANLDAELQRLRDEMAQQLQEYQDLMDIKVSLDLEIAAYDKLLCGEESRLNITPHTSTASGSFSQSLRGTRATPIRKTPSRGASSVPLKRKRTVVDESEDLSQSEYFVTGSAKGDIEISEVSSEGKFVKLHNKGNKEVQIGGWQLIRTAGGNETSFKFHRSVKIDAGAVVTVWSSDAGATHEPPSNIVMKTQKWFVGDNMKTSLFNGDGEEVAGSERVKRTIVTHSSRHRSYGGRLGVSTVDGAGNEELYHQQGDPQQGDEKCRLM is encoded by the exons ATGGCTACAAAATCAAAACGCGCCGGAACTGCCACGCCCCAGCCGCAGCCTGGTGGCACCTCCACGCCAGTAATTAGCGGAAGTAATCGCTCTGCTAGCCCATTGAGTCCAACGCGACATTCGCGTCTTCAAGAAAAGGCTGAGTTGCAAAATCTAAACGATCGTTTGGCCTGCTACATCGATCGTGTACGCAATTTGGAAACTGAAAATGCGCGTTTGTCCATCGAGGTTCAAACTACGCGTGATACTGTAACCCGTGAGGCTACTAACATCAAGTCCATGTATGAAAATGAGTTGAGCGATGCGAGACGTTTGTTGGATGAGACTGCACGTGAAAAGGCTAAATTAGAGATTGATACCAAGCGTCTGTGGGAGGAAAATGAGGAGTTGAAAGCAAAATTGGATAAGAAAACTAAAGATTGCTCATTCGCCGAAG GTAATGCCCGTATGTACGAGTCACGCGCTGCTGATTTGAGCAATAAATATAATGCCGCCAATGCTGATCGTAAAAAGGCTGTGGATGAATTAAATGAAGCACTTAAAGAGCTAGAGCGGTTGCGCAAACAATTGGACGAAGCGCGCAAACTACTGGAGGATGAAACATTGGCACGCGTTGACTTGGAGAATAACATACAAAGCTTACGCGAAGAATTGACATTTAAAGATCAGATTCACATACAGGAAATGAATGAAACGCGCTCGCGCCGTCAAGTGGAAATAAGTGAAATCGATGGACGTTTGACCGAACAATACGAAGCCAAATTACAACAATCTTTGCAAGAATTGCGTGACCAATATGAAGGTCAAATGCGTGCCAATCGTGATGAGATCGAATTGTTGTACGAACAAAAGATTAAGAACTTGCAGTCGGCAGCTAATCGTAATTCGAATGCTGCCGCGAATGCTATCGAAGAACTGCGAACTACACGTACACGCATTGATGGGCTCAATGCACGCATTGGCGAACTAGAGTCGACCAACAACGCATTGACCGCACGCATACGTGAGCTGGAGCAGTTTTTGGATCGTGAACGTGCACGTCATAGCGCGGATATTGCGAATTTGGACGCGGAATTACAGCGCTTACGCGACGAAATGGCACAACAGTTGCAGGAATACCAAGACTTAATGGATATTAAG GTTTCGTTGGACTTGGAAATTGCGGCCTATGACAAATTGCTGTGCGGTGAGGAGTCGCGTCTAAATATCACACCACATACGTCCACTGCTTCAGGGTCTTTTAGTCAAAGTTTACGCGGCACACGCGCCACACCAATACGTAAAACACCATCACGTGGCGCTTCTTCAGTGCCGCTAAAACGAAAACGCACCGTTGTCGATGAGTCGGAGGATCTGAGTCAATCGGAATACTTTGTCACTGGCAGCGCTAAGGGCGACATTGAAATTTCCGAAGTTAGTTCGGAGGGCAAATTCGTAAAATTGCACAACAAAGGAAACAAGGAGGTACAAATCGGCGGTTGGCAATTGATACGCACTGCTGGTGGCAATGAAACTTCCTTTAAATTCCATCGCTCTGTTAAAATTGATGCAGGCGCGGTGGTGACTGTCTGGTCTTCCGATGCTGGTGCTACACACGAGCCACCATCTAACATAGTGATGAAGACACAAAAGTGGTTTGTTGGTGACAATATGAAGACATCGCTTTTCAATGGAGACGGCGAAGAAGTAGCTGGCTCGGAACGTGTTAAACGCACAATTGTAACTCATTCGTCGCGTCATCGCTCCTATGGCGGCCGGTTAGGCGTATCCACGGTGGATGGGGCTGGGAATGAAGAACTTTACCACCAACAAGGCGATCCACAGCAAGGCGATGAGAAATGTCGTCTGATGTAA
- the LOC129247057 gene encoding metallophosphoesterase 1 homolog isoform X2, producing the protein MAHASEFPVILLKATMRLFNPDAVFILGDLFDEGDFVNNRQFDQYVQRFHRIFSTPSGVPFISAVGNHDVGFHYKMDNRFINRFSNYFNNTGVEMYTIKGNHFVLINSMAMLNDGCGFCNAALRDLNRISAQLKCLQNSKKCNDSYTLKKHKTYSRPILMQHFPTYRKSDAVCREHDSPVIELFRENWEVLSKESTDFIGALLMPRVSFAGHSHHYCLSINRFGIEEYTVASFSWRNKIEPSFLLASFSSTTYSVSKCDMLPQQHVFDIYIASATLILATIAWHFYQKFLKNPNVSKHIPTNSLKLD; encoded by the exons ATGGCACATGCATCGGAGTTTCCAG taattttattaaagGCCACAATGCGGTTGTTCAACCCCGATGCCGTTTTTATTTTGGGTGACCTTTTCGATGAAGGTGACTTTGTTAACAATCGTCAATTTGATCAATATGTGCAACGTTTCCATCGCATATTTAGCACGCCAAGCGGTGTGCCCTTTATTAGTGCTGTGGGCAATCATGACGTCGGATTCcattataa AATGGATAATCGTTTCATTAATCGCTTTTCGAATTATTTTAACAATACCGGTGTCGAAATGTACACCATCAAAGGAAATCATTTTGTATTGATCAACTCGATGGCAATGTTAAATGATGGTTGCGGCTTTTGTAATGCCGCTCTTCGCGATTTAAATAGAATATCAG CACAATTAAAATGCCTGCAAAACAGTAAAAAGTGTAACGATTCCTATAcattaaaaaagcataaaacCTATAGTCGTCCTATATTAATGCAACATTTTCCCACCTATCGAAAATCGGATGCCGTTTGTAGGGAACATGACTCACCAGTTATCGAGTTGTTTCGTGAAAATTGGGAGGTACTCTCAAAAGAATCGACCGATTTTATAG gCGCACTGCTGATGCCGCGTGTTTCCTTCGCTGGTCACAGCCATCATTATTGCCTAAGTATCAATCGTTTTGGTATTGAAGAATATACGGTAGCTTCCTTCAGTTGGCGGAATAAAATTGAACCAAGCTTTCTACTG GCTTCATTTAGCTCAACGACGTATTCGGTATCAAAATGTGATATGTTGCCCCAACAGCATGTCTTCGATATTTATATAGCGTCTGCGACATTAATATTAGCAACGATTGCATGGCATTTTTATCAAAAGTTCCTCAAAAACCCAAACGTATCCAAACACATTCCCACCAACTCGCTAAAGCTTGATTAA
- the LOC129247057 gene encoding metallophosphoesterase 1 homolog isoform X1, giving the protein MHCLATITCIVCLAFVYCEFLADFFQLSHCMWPTLSPENVKNKNEELKAMVIADTHLVGPIRGHWLDRLYREWHMHRSFQATMRLFNPDAVFILGDLFDEGDFVNNRQFDQYVQRFHRIFSTPSGVPFISAVGNHDVGFHYKMDNRFINRFSNYFNNTGVEMYTIKGNHFVLINSMAMLNDGCGFCNAALRDLNRISAQLKCLQNSKKCNDSYTLKKHKTYSRPILMQHFPTYRKSDAVCREHDSPVIELFRENWEVLSKESTDFIGALLMPRVSFAGHSHHYCLSINRFGIEEYTVASFSWRNKIEPSFLLASFSSTTYSVSKCDMLPQQHVFDIYIASATLILATIAWHFYQKFLKNPNVSKHIPTNSLKLD; this is encoded by the exons ATGCATTGTTTAGCAACAATTACATGTATTGtctgtttggcattcgtttatTGCGAGTTTTTGGCGGATTTTTTTCAGCTTTCGCATTGTATGTGGCCAACATTGTCGccggaaaatgttaaaaataaaaatgaggaaTTGAAGGCCATGGTAATCGCGGATACGCATTTGGTGGGTCCAATACGTGGTCATTGGTTAGATAGACTATACAGAGAATGGCACATGCATCGGAGTTTCCAG GCCACAATGCGGTTGTTCAACCCCGATGCCGTTTTTATTTTGGGTGACCTTTTCGATGAAGGTGACTTTGTTAACAATCGTCAATTTGATCAATATGTGCAACGTTTCCATCGCATATTTAGCACGCCAAGCGGTGTGCCCTTTATTAGTGCTGTGGGCAATCATGACGTCGGATTCcattataa AATGGATAATCGTTTCATTAATCGCTTTTCGAATTATTTTAACAATACCGGTGTCGAAATGTACACCATCAAAGGAAATCATTTTGTATTGATCAACTCGATGGCAATGTTAAATGATGGTTGCGGCTTTTGTAATGCCGCTCTTCGCGATTTAAATAGAATATCAG CACAATTAAAATGCCTGCAAAACAGTAAAAAGTGTAACGATTCCTATAcattaaaaaagcataaaacCTATAGTCGTCCTATATTAATGCAACATTTTCCCACCTATCGAAAATCGGATGCCGTTTGTAGGGAACATGACTCACCAGTTATCGAGTTGTTTCGTGAAAATTGGGAGGTACTCTCAAAAGAATCGACCGATTTTATAG gCGCACTGCTGATGCCGCGTGTTTCCTTCGCTGGTCACAGCCATCATTATTGCCTAAGTATCAATCGTTTTGGTATTGAAGAATATACGGTAGCTTCCTTCAGTTGGCGGAATAAAATTGAACCAAGCTTTCTACTG GCTTCATTTAGCTCAACGACGTATTCGGTATCAAAATGTGATATGTTGCCCCAACAGCATGTCTTCGATATTTATATAGCGTCTGCGACATTAATATTAGCAACGATTGCATGGCATTTTTATCAAAAGTTCCTCAAAAACCCAAACGTATCCAAACACATTCCCACCAACTCGCTAAAGCTTGATTAA